One genomic window of Polyangium aurulentum includes the following:
- a CDS encoding DEAD/DEAH box helicase, whose product MATRKDLARSLELPSGSDWAARELATMARDVLTAIARVTVSLEARRKLLADRAQPPTEPHLLGLLGRLETARAVLAGSAPKRLPGAFLPETVQVALEPVRMIYTERAALAHAAARVTIEIADGFPRWFCTCGAETCAHALAALDAAIEFLRDPENPDRRTLAAALATPSWGRFLDLLDKELARRMPAPPSEDRRLAWRILLQGGAVTSIEPVLQKRLKGGRWSPGQKISLAELAQRSALRAHPADERAFQALAAPVEWQSGFSASSVNNAARAVHALGALRGHERVSLWMGRDVPARVEVARLRVTLEPSADGYRLALVAEMPSAAGETERRPVHARQLQSIDGRCEQACVVDAESALVLLIPLPPKARALVDALARQPALFPPESHDDLLRRLGQLGDSVEVALPAELAGELVDADSRTVVRLSPLQSGGADIDFFVRPSEGAAYHRPGEGQAEVLHVVRGRRVRVMRDLAAEQRRALEVSRSLPPVRIEERAPWQIHILDEEGVLDVVVALRDRSEQVADIVVEWPDDRPEVIGVAQPSALRVRITEGRDWFGLKGDVDLGGHTISLLALFDAVRRGQRYIALGRRRFAAIHDELRRRLAAASEVMLRGRANLEVAPSAAPVIASLLDEAREVVAGARWKALRARLEAAEEFDPPLPEGLTAALRPYQREGYRWLCRLAAWGMGACLADDMGLGKTLQALAFVLHRAKEGPALVVAPTSVGPNWIREAERFTTGLRVRLYRGADRSAMLEGIGPGDLLVTSYALAMRDAPKLAGTRFATLILDEAQAIKNPLTRRARALLSIGASIGIALTGTPIENHLGELWSVMRMVAPGLLGSLEGFRERFAVPIERQRDSARSAALARVVRPFLLRRTKAEVAPELPPRVEIERLVDLTPGERLLYDEARRAALSALARADENENTRFTILAALTRLRRLACNPRLVVPDTTLPSSKLATFLDTVRELREGGHRALVFSQFTTHLALVREALDREGISYMYLDGSTSTEQRAQRVEAFQAGRGELFLVSLKAGGTGLNLTAADYVIHLDPWWNPAVEDQATDRAHRIGQTRPVSVIRLIARATIEEAVLDLHRDKRVLAASLFEENAGGVAHLSTEELAALIRAGERSIVADEEGPDDGDEEEASRD is encoded by the coding sequence ATGGCAACGCGCAAGGATCTCGCGCGCTCTCTCGAGCTTCCGAGCGGGAGTGACTGGGCTGCGCGAGAGCTCGCGACGATGGCGCGCGACGTCCTGACGGCCATTGCACGCGTCACCGTTAGCCTGGAGGCGCGACGGAAGCTCCTCGCCGACAGGGCGCAGCCGCCCACGGAGCCGCACCTCCTCGGCCTGCTCGGCCGGCTCGAGACGGCGCGAGCCGTTCTCGCGGGGAGTGCGCCCAAGCGGTTGCCAGGCGCATTCTTGCCAGAAACCGTGCAGGTGGCGCTCGAGCCGGTCCGCATGATCTACACCGAGCGCGCTGCGCTCGCGCACGCGGCGGCGAGGGTCACGATCGAGATTGCAGACGGCTTCCCGCGGTGGTTCTGTACGTGCGGCGCCGAGACCTGCGCGCACGCGCTCGCTGCGCTGGATGCTGCAATCGAGTTCCTGCGCGATCCCGAGAATCCGGACCGACGCACCCTCGCGGCGGCTCTCGCCACACCCTCGTGGGGGCGATTCTTGGATTTGCTCGACAAGGAGCTCGCACGCCGCATGCCGGCACCGCCTTCGGAGGACCGCCGACTCGCGTGGCGAATCCTGCTCCAGGGCGGCGCCGTCACGAGCATCGAGCCCGTCCTCCAAAAGCGCCTCAAGGGAGGGCGGTGGTCGCCTGGCCAGAAGATCAGCCTCGCGGAGCTCGCGCAGAGGTCCGCATTGCGCGCGCACCCCGCGGACGAACGGGCGTTCCAGGCGCTCGCCGCGCCGGTAGAGTGGCAATCGGGCTTCAGCGCGAGTTCCGTGAATAATGCGGCGCGTGCCGTCCATGCGCTCGGCGCGCTACGGGGGCACGAGCGCGTCTCGCTCTGGATGGGGCGCGACGTCCCTGCGCGCGTCGAGGTCGCCCGGCTTCGGGTCACCCTCGAGCCTTCCGCGGACGGGTATCGCCTCGCGTTGGTCGCTGAAATGCCCTCGGCCGCGGGCGAGACGGAGCGCCGCCCGGTGCATGCGCGCCAGCTCCAGAGCATTGACGGCCGCTGCGAGCAAGCCTGCGTTGTCGATGCGGAGAGCGCCCTCGTGCTCCTCATCCCGTTACCCCCGAAGGCACGCGCTCTCGTGGATGCGCTCGCCCGGCAGCCCGCGCTCTTTCCGCCCGAGAGCCACGATGATCTGCTGCGGCGCCTCGGCCAGCTCGGAGACAGCGTCGAGGTTGCGCTGCCCGCGGAGCTCGCGGGCGAGCTCGTCGACGCGGACTCGCGCACGGTTGTGCGCCTCTCGCCGCTGCAAAGCGGCGGCGCCGATATCGACTTTTTCGTACGCCCCTCCGAGGGCGCTGCCTACCATCGGCCGGGCGAGGGACAAGCCGAGGTGCTGCACGTGGTCAGGGGCCGGCGTGTCCGCGTGATGCGCGACCTCGCCGCGGAGCAGCGCCGCGCGCTCGAGGTCTCGCGGTCGCTCCCGCCCGTACGGATCGAGGAGCGCGCCCCGTGGCAGATTCACATTCTTGACGAGGAGGGCGTGCTGGATGTCGTGGTCGCGTTGCGCGACCGCTCTGAACAGGTGGCGGACATCGTCGTCGAGTGGCCCGACGATCGCCCCGAGGTGATCGGTGTGGCGCAACCGAGCGCGCTCCGCGTCCGGATCACCGAGGGGCGCGATTGGTTCGGCCTCAAAGGCGACGTCGACCTCGGCGGACATACCATCTCGCTGCTCGCGTTGTTCGACGCGGTCCGGCGCGGTCAGCGCTATATTGCCCTCGGGCGACGGCGGTTCGCGGCCATTCACGACGAGCTCCGCCGGCGCCTCGCTGCGGCAAGCGAAGTCATGCTCCGCGGGCGGGCGAACCTCGAGGTGGCGCCATCGGCCGCGCCGGTGATCGCATCGCTCCTGGACGAGGCGCGCGAGGTTGTCGCCGGCGCGCGGTGGAAGGCGCTGCGCGCGCGGCTCGAGGCCGCCGAGGAGTTCGATCCTCCGCTGCCGGAGGGGCTCACCGCCGCGCTGCGCCCTTATCAACGGGAAGGTTACCGCTGGCTCTGCCGGCTCGCGGCCTGGGGAATGGGCGCGTGCCTCGCGGATGACATGGGCCTCGGCAAGACCCTCCAGGCGCTTGCATTTGTGCTTCACCGGGCGAAGGAAGGGCCCGCGCTCGTCGTCGCGCCCACGTCGGTCGGGCCAAACTGGATCCGTGAGGCGGAGCGATTCACGACGGGCCTGCGCGTGCGGCTCTACCGGGGCGCGGATCGGAGCGCAATGCTCGAAGGCATAGGGCCCGGCGACCTCCTCGTGACGAGCTACGCGCTCGCCATGCGCGACGCGCCGAAGCTCGCCGGTACGCGTTTCGCCACGCTGATCCTCGACGAGGCGCAGGCCATCAAGAACCCGCTCACCCGGCGCGCGCGCGCGCTCCTCTCGATTGGCGCCTCGATCGGGATCGCGCTGACCGGCACACCCATCGAGAATCACCTCGGCGAGCTCTGGAGCGTGATGCGCATGGTCGCCCCCGGTCTGCTCGGGAGCCTGGAGGGATTCCGCGAGCGTTTCGCCGTGCCCATTGAACGTCAGCGCGACAGCGCGCGCAGCGCAGCGCTCGCGCGCGTGGTCCGCCCCTTCCTGCTGCGCCGCACGAAGGCCGAAGTCGCGCCCGAGCTGCCGCCGCGCGTGGAGATCGAGCGTCTGGTCGATCTCACGCCCGGCGAACGCCTACTCTATGACGAGGCGAGGCGCGCGGCCCTCTCGGCGCTCGCCCGTGCAGATGAAAACGAGAACACGCGTTTCACGATACTGGCTGCGCTGACCAGGCTCCGCCGTCTCGCGTGCAACCCGCGGCTCGTCGTCCCCGATACGACGTTGCCCTCGTCCAAGCTCGCGACCTTTCTGGACACCGTCCGGGAACTGCGGGAGGGGGGCCATCGAGCGCTTGTATTCAGCCAGTTCACGACGCACCTGGCGCTCGTGCGCGAGGCGCTCGACAGGGAGGGCATTTCATACATGTACCTCGATGGATCGACCTCGACCGAGCAGCGCGCCCAGCGTGTCGAGGCATTTCAGGCAGGTCGAGGCGAGCTGTTCTTGGTTTCGCTCAAGGCTGGCGGTACGGGGCTCAATCTGACGGCCGCCGATTACGTGATCCATCTCGACCCATGGTGGAACCCGGCCGTCGAGGATCAGGCGACCGACCGCGCGCACCGCATCGGGCAGACCAGGCCGGTCTCGGTGATCCGATTGATCGCCCGCGCGACCATCGAGGAGGCCGTGCTCGACCTGCACCGCGACAAACGAGTTCTCGCAGCGAGCCTCTTCGAGGAGAATGCCGGGGGCGTGGCGCATCTCTCGACCGAGGAGCTCGCGGCGCTCATACGCGCAGGCGAGCGCTCGATCGTGGCGGACGAGGAGGGGCCGGACGACGGTGACGAGGAGGAAGCCTCACGGGATTGA
- a CDS encoding tyrosine-type recombinase/integrase: MGWHVLRHTFASHLAMKEVALKAIQELLGHTTIDMTMRYAHLSPEVGRDAVLLLDGPVRDDRSGHDLGTIGSRTAK, translated from the coding sequence ATCGGCTGGCACGTCCTGCGGCATACGTTCGCGAGCCACCTCGCGATGAAGGAGGTCGCCCTCAAGGCCATCCAGGAGCTGCTCGGTCACACCACGATCGACATGACCATGCGCTACGCCCACCTCTCGCCGGAGGTGGGACGCGACGCCGTGCTCCTGCTCGACGGCCCGGTCCGAGATGATCGGTCTGGGCACGATTTGGGCACGATCGGGTCAAGAACAGCGAAGTAA
- a CDS encoding ParB N-terminal domain-containing protein: MHPKNTPAQAPPGDVRSLPIEDIVIPPHRQPDPDVVRQLVSSIPEVGLLHPITLTPDLELVAGRNRIAAFVELGLTHIEARIATLGMLEREMAEIDENMIRRRLPVLERGRLFARRKELYEALHPEARQHVRGGHARAAGAATERISPAPAFAADAAAKLGTSERTVQEEIRIATALSPEAAELIRGTPLEDEKVRLMELTRLPRDQQGAVARLLVEGRARTVKVALAALRQAAAPRDARGPETLKVEERTEQAWEVLRHLRAAEKQLAKLRAEGAPNDKFLGDEMAAATSHLAGACVQIEGLIPLLVAKGARRRHAGRALTNVIARPGASRVAAASRWGLKYVWTLHRNPADLRGDVIAVRRRVLAHDRYLTIEIARHPVRVLMAQLEERGCARTTGMLSETRRYEVCAWVYDHCPTELERAEWLRRRAVESAALASPPPDVWILRPGPRLGDPHEAVRCPTTRACRTSSRHMMSTIVRSTLEVQIPGEYPAYIDLFELVTAGVASDPDDECRIFYRDPPPPESLRKAGEERLRRVEEARRREEEARRRREEEARRRRDEEARRRFNANPPFDAGEKALGSFGLKLPCTIDDVNRAYRKMVNESKVHPDQGGSDEAMCTLNELREQAVKYVERNQDGMPSAHPR, from the coding sequence ATGCACCCGAAGAACACGCCGGCCCAGGCCCCGCCAGGCGATGTCCGGTCGCTGCCGATCGAAGACATCGTCATTCCCCCGCACCGGCAGCCCGACCCCGATGTCGTCCGCCAGCTCGTGTCTTCGATTCCCGAAGTGGGGCTCCTGCACCCGATCACCCTCACCCCCGATCTCGAGCTCGTGGCCGGCCGGAACCGGATCGCCGCCTTCGTCGAGCTCGGTCTGACGCACATCGAGGCGCGCATCGCAACGCTTGGTATGCTCGAGCGAGAGATGGCCGAGATCGACGAGAACATGATCCGGCGCCGTCTACCGGTGCTCGAGCGCGGCAGGCTCTTCGCTCGGCGAAAGGAGCTTTACGAGGCGCTCCACCCAGAAGCCCGCCAGCACGTGCGCGGTGGGCATGCGAGGGCGGCGGGGGCTGCAACCGAAAGAATTTCGCCTGCACCGGCCTTCGCCGCCGACGCCGCAGCCAAGCTGGGGACCTCGGAGCGCACGGTGCAGGAGGAGATACGCATTGCGACGGCGCTCTCGCCCGAGGCCGCCGAGCTCATACGCGGCACCCCGCTCGAAGACGAGAAGGTGCGCCTCATGGAGTTGACCCGCCTGCCTCGTGACCAGCAGGGCGCTGTTGCGCGCCTGCTCGTGGAGGGGCGGGCGAGGACTGTGAAAGTCGCTCTCGCAGCGCTTCGCCAGGCCGCTGCTCCAAGAGATGCGCGTGGACCCGAGACCCTGAAGGTCGAGGAGCGAACCGAGCAGGCGTGGGAGGTGCTCCGCCATCTTCGAGCGGCCGAAAAACAATTGGCGAAGCTACGCGCAGAGGGAGCGCCCAACGACAAGTTCCTCGGGGACGAAATGGCCGCAGCGACGTCACACTTGGCCGGCGCCTGCGTGCAGATCGAGGGGTTGATCCCGCTGCTCGTAGCGAAAGGCGCACGACGGCGTCACGCCGGGCGAGCCCTCACCAATGTCATCGCCCGTCCGGGGGCGTCGCGCGTCGCGGCAGCTTCGCGCTGGGGCCTGAAATATGTCTGGACCTTGCACCGCAACCCGGCAGACCTCCGGGGCGATGTCATTGCAGTGCGACGACGGGTGCTGGCACATGACCGCTATCTGACCATCGAGATCGCCCGGCACCCCGTCCGCGTTCTCATGGCCCAATTAGAGGAGCGCGGCTGCGCGCGGACCACTGGGATGCTGTCGGAAACCCGTCGCTACGAGGTGTGCGCCTGGGTGTACGACCACTGTCCAACCGAACTCGAACGGGCCGAATGGCTTCGCCGCCGCGCAGTCGAAAGCGCGGCGCTTGCCTCGCCCCCGCCGGATGTGTGGATACTCCGCCCGGGGCCGCGTCTCGGCGATCCCCATGAGGCAGTCCGATGCCCGACGACGCGGGCATGTCGTACGAGTTCGCGTCACATGATGTCGACCATCGTCCGGTCGACCCTTGAGGTCCAGATACCTGGGGAGTATCCGGCGTACATCGATCTATTCGAGCTCGTCACCGCGGGGGTGGCATCGGATCCCGACGACGAATGCCGCATTTTTTATCGAGACCCGCCTCCGCCCGAATCGCTGCGCAAGGCCGGCGAGGAGCGCCTCCGCAGGGTGGAAGAAGCTCGCCGACGGGAGGAGGAAGCTCGACGACGGCGCGAAGAAGAAGCTCGACGACGGCGCGATGAGGAAGCTCGGCGGCGATTCAACGCGAATCCGCCGTTTGACGCAGGAGAGAAAGCGCTCGGCAGCTTCGGGTTGAAGCTCCCGTGCACGATCGACGACGTGAACCGCGCATATAGAAAGATGGTGAACGAAAGCAAGGTTCACCCGGATCAGGGCGGGAGCGATGAGGCCATGTGCACGCTCAACGAACTCAGGGAACAAGCGGTCAAGTACGTGGAGCGAAACCAGGACGGCATGCCTTCAGCCCACCCCAGGTGA
- a CDS encoding IS3 family transposase (programmed frameshift): protein MAKRKRRSFSAEFKAEAVRLCQVGDRSIAKVAKDLDLTETALREWVRAAEVSAAAQPTEALTGAEREELLRLRREVKRLQMEREILKKAGGLLREGERVKFAFIDAEKAFFPVSVLCDVLSVSRSGFYAWSKRPAPRRKASDAQLAAEIVAAHRRSRGTYGSPRVHAELRARGLRVGKKRVERLMRERGLEARRKRRFRRTTDSNHTQPIAPNLLARQFETNAPNEAWVTDVTSIPTGEGWLYLAAMLDLFSRRVVGFAMSAQNDRLLALEALHSALRARKPAAGLLHHSDRGSPYASEDYRQALSERGIVPSMSRTGNCWDNAVAESFFATLKAELTDATHYPTRDAAMASIRDYLESFYNPARRHSHLGYFSPVEFELRAQVAAFAA from the exons ATGGCGAAGCGGAAGCGAAGGTCGTTCAGCGCGGAGTTCAAGGCCGAGGCGGTTCGTCTCTGCCAGGTTGGGGACCGGAGCATCGCGAAGGTCGCGAAGGATCTCGACCTGACCGAGACGGCGCTGCGCGAGTGGGTGAGGGCTGCGGAGGTCAGCGCGGCCGCCCAACCTACCGAGGCGCTCACGGGCGCCGAGCGCGAGGAGCTCTTGCGGCTGCGGCGGGAGGTCAAGCGGCTGCAGATGGAGCGGGAGATCCTAAAAAAAGCGG GCGGCCTTCTTCGCGAAGGAGAGCGAGTGAAGTTCGCTTTCATCGACGCGGAGAAGGCCTTCTTTCCCGTCTCCGTGCTCTGCGATGTTCTCAGTGTCTCGCGCAGCGGGTTCTATGCCTGGAGCAAGCGCCCCGCGCCGCGGCGCAAGGCCTCCGACGCGCAGCTCGCGGCCGAGATCGTCGCCGCGCATCGACGCAGCCGCGGCACCTACGGCAGCCCGCGCGTGCATGCCGAGCTGCGCGCCAGGGGCCTGCGGGTGGGCAAGAAGCGGGTCGAGCGGCTGATGCGCGAGCGGGGCCTCGAAGCGCGCAGGAAACGCCGTTTCCGGCGCACCACGGACTCCAACCACACGCAGCCCATCGCGCCCAACCTGCTCGCTCGGCAATTCGAGACGAACGCTCCCAACGAAGCCTGGGTGACCGACGTGACGAGCATCCCGACCGGCGAGGGCTGGCTGTACCTGGCCGCGATGCTCGACCTGTTCTCGCGGCGCGTCGTGGGCTTCGCGATGAGCGCGCAGAACGACCGATTGCTCGCGCTGGAAGCCCTGCACAGCGCGCTTCGGGCGCGCAAGCCGGCTGCGGGCCTGTTGCACCACTCCGACCGCGGCAGCCCCTACGCCAGCGAGGACTACCGCCAAGCGCTCAGCGAGCGCGGCATCGTCCCGAGCATGAGCCGCACGGGCAACTGCTGGGACAACGCCGTCGCCGAGAGCTTCTTCGCGACCCTCAAGGCCGAGCTGACCGACGCCACGCACTACCCCACGCGCGATGCAGCGATGGCGTCGATCCGTGACTACCTCGAGAGCTTCTACAACCCCGCCCGGCGGCACTCGCATCTGGGGTACTTCAGCCCGGTCGAGTTTGAATTGAGAGCACAAGTGGCCGCGTTTGCGGCATAG
- a CDS encoding IS110 family transposase — MDKPFRLWAGIDWGSEKHAVCVIDAQEKVVLQRSVEHTGEDIQKLAEQLLGLADGDPDALAVALELPRGAILETLIERQVAVFSINPKQLDRFRDRYTMAGAKDDRRDAFVLAASLRTDTPRFRRVQLGEPALVRLRELSRMHEELTKEVNALGNRLREQLHRYFPQVLGLGSVYSERWLWDLLEMAPTPAQAQSLRPSDVLAILTRHRIRRLDAGKVVDILGQTPLRVAPGVTEACAEHIQMLLPRLRLVASQREQCEQRLKTLLEELSRPLHTSDASDEGTTEPRDARILLSLPGVGVLVGATMLAEATQMLQERDRSSLRAQCGIAPVTRQSGKSMRVLMRRACNPRLRQAVYHWARVSIRYEPRSREHYAALRAKGQSLGRALRGVADRLLTMLLSMLATRTLYDARRRAPPPRMQLA, encoded by the coding sequence GTGGACAAGCCATTCCGCCTCTGGGCGGGTATCGATTGGGGAAGCGAAAAGCACGCCGTCTGCGTGATCGATGCGCAGGAGAAGGTCGTCCTGCAGCGCTCGGTCGAGCACACGGGCGAGGACATCCAGAAGCTTGCCGAGCAGCTCCTCGGGCTCGCCGATGGAGACCCCGACGCGCTCGCGGTGGCGCTCGAGCTGCCCCGCGGAGCCATCCTGGAGACCTTGATCGAGCGGCAGGTGGCGGTGTTCTCGATCAATCCCAAGCAGCTCGACCGCTTTCGGGATCGCTACACCATGGCCGGCGCCAAGGACGACCGGCGTGATGCGTTTGTCCTGGCCGCCTCACTACGGACCGACACGCCCAGGTTTCGTCGCGTGCAGCTCGGCGAGCCCGCGCTGGTGCGGCTGCGCGAGCTGTCGCGCATGCACGAGGAGCTGACCAAGGAGGTCAATGCCCTCGGCAATCGCCTGCGCGAGCAGCTCCATCGCTACTTCCCGCAGGTCCTGGGGCTGGGCTCGGTGTACTCCGAGCGTTGGTTGTGGGACTTGCTGGAGATGGCACCGACGCCCGCGCAGGCGCAGTCGCTGCGGCCCTCGGACGTGCTTGCCATCCTGACCCGGCATCGCATTCGCCGCCTCGACGCTGGCAAGGTCGTCGACATCCTCGGGCAGACGCCGCTGCGCGTGGCGCCGGGGGTCACCGAAGCCTGTGCCGAGCACATCCAGATGCTCTTGCCGCGGCTGCGCTTGGTCGCAAGCCAGCGCGAGCAATGTGAGCAGCGGCTGAAAACGCTGCTGGAGGAGCTATCCCGTCCGCTCCATACGAGCGATGCCAGCGACGAGGGAACGACCGAGCCTCGTGACGCCCGCATCCTGCTCTCGCTGCCCGGCGTGGGGGTGCTGGTGGGCGCCACGATGCTCGCCGAAGCTACGCAGATGCTGCAAGAGCGCGACCGTAGCAGCCTTCGCGCGCAATGTGGCATCGCCCCCGTCACCCGCCAGAGCGGCAAAAGCATGCGCGTCTTGATGCGCCGCGCCTGCAACCCGAGGCTACGCCAGGCCGTCTACCATTGGGCGCGCGTGAGCATCCGTTACGAGCCGCGCAGCCGTGAGCATTACGCGGCCCTGCGCGCCAAAGGCCAGAGCCTGGGCCGCGCGCTTCGCGGCGTAGCCGACCGGCTGCTCACCATGCTGCTGTCGATGCTCGCGACGCGCACGCTCTACGATGCGCGCCGCCGCGCGCCCCCGCCGCGCATGCAACTGGCCTGA
- the recA gene encoding recombinase RecA — protein sequence MQHISSALKGALASIEKQYGKGAIMTLGGSDADNSVRVLRTGSLALDQALGVGGYPRGRIVEIFGPESSGKTTLTLHALHEAQKQGGVAAFIDAEHAFDPTYARNIGVDTDRLLVSQPDNGEQALEIAETLTRSGAVDVIIIDSVAALVPKAELEGDMGDTHMGLHARLMSQAMRKLTATAHRTGTLLIFINQLRHKIGVTFGNPETTTGGNALKFYSSVRLDVRRIGPLKVGDEVVGAKTRVKVVKNKCAPPFREAEFDIRWGTGIDLAGDLLDFAVAHGIVEKSGAYLSFRGETLGQGREKAREAIKGPIGATIRSAVESALAQRTAAQ from the coding sequence ATGCAGCACATCAGCAGCGCGCTCAAAGGGGCGCTCGCCTCCATCGAGAAGCAGTACGGCAAGGGGGCCATCATGACGCTCGGCGGTTCCGACGCCGATAACAGCGTGCGCGTCCTGCGCACCGGCTCGCTCGCGCTCGACCAAGCCCTGGGCGTCGGTGGCTATCCGCGCGGGAGGATCGTCGAGATCTTCGGGCCCGAGTCCTCGGGCAAGACGACGCTCACCCTGCATGCCCTGCACGAGGCCCAGAAGCAGGGCGGCGTCGCCGCATTCATCGACGCCGAGCACGCCTTCGATCCGACGTATGCGCGGAACATCGGCGTGGACACCGACAGGCTGCTCGTCTCCCAGCCGGACAACGGCGAGCAGGCGCTCGAGATTGCCGAGACGCTCACCCGCTCTGGCGCCGTGGACGTCATCATCATCGACTCGGTCGCGGCGCTCGTGCCCAAGGCCGAGCTCGAGGGTGACATGGGCGACACGCACATGGGCCTGCACGCGCGGCTCATGAGCCAGGCCATGCGCAAGCTCACGGCCACCGCTCACCGCACGGGGACGCTGCTCATCTTCATCAACCAGCTCCGGCACAAGATCGGCGTGACGTTCGGCAATCCCGAGACGACGACCGGGGGCAATGCGCTCAAGTTCTACTCAAGCGTGCGTCTCGACGTCCGGCGCATTGGCCCGCTGAAGGTCGGTGATGAAGTGGTCGGGGCGAAGACGCGCGTGAAGGTGGTGAAGAACAAGTGCGCGCCGCCGTTCCGGGAGGCGGAGTTCGATATCCGGTGGGGAACGGGGATCGATCTCGCTGGTGACCTCCTCGACTTTGCCGTCGCGCACGGCATTGTCGAGAAGAGCGGGGCGTACCTGTCCTTCCGAGGCGAGACGCTCGGCCAGGGGCGGGAGAAGGCGCGCGAGGCGATCAAGGGGCCGATTGGGGCGACCATCCGGAGTGCCGTCGAGAGCGCACTCGCGCAGAGGACGGCGGCGCAGTAG
- a CDS encoding YwbE family protein, with the protein MVLPAAPADPSQTGEPGGTVRAHIRRGLRVAIVQKADQETGALTEGVVRDILTSSPEHPRGIKVRLESGEVGRVRRILSR; encoded by the coding sequence ATCGTCCTACCAGCGGCCCCGGCCGACCCCTCGCAAACCGGGGAGCCCGGAGGGACGGTGCGGGCGCACATCCGCCGCGGCTTGCGCGTCGCCATCGTGCAGAAGGCAGATCAGGAGACCGGCGCGCTGACCGAGGGCGTGGTGCGCGACATCCTCACGAGCTCGCCGGAGCACCCGCGAGGCATCAAGGTGCGCCTCGAATCGGGGGAGGTCGGCCGGGTGCGCAGGATTCTATCGCGTTGA
- a CDS encoding YccF domain-containing protein gives MSDARPTERTAMGTLGNVLWVVLGGGFLLFLGYLITGAVLALTIVGLPFAMAIWRVGLYALLPFNRRVVDRQNSLGSGCLGACFNLLWLFLFGWGIAVAHLGSALVCAVTIIGIPFAVAHVKLAVLALWPFGKEIV, from the coding sequence ATGAGCGACGCACGACCGACAGAGCGCACAGCGATGGGGACCCTGGGCAACGTGCTCTGGGTCGTGCTGGGGGGCGGCTTCTTGCTCTTTCTCGGCTACCTGATCACGGGGGCCGTCCTGGCGCTCACCATCGTGGGCTTGCCCTTCGCGATGGCGATCTGGCGTGTGGGGCTCTACGCGCTGCTCCCCTTCAATCGTCGCGTCGTGGACCGGCAGAACAGCCTCGGCTCGGGTTGCTTGGGCGCGTGCTTCAACCTGTTGTGGCTGTTCTTGTTCGGGTGGGGGATCGCGGTCGCGCACCTCGGCTCGGCGCTCGTCTGCGCGGTGACCATCATCGGCATCCCCTTCGCCGTGGCCCACGTGAAGCTGGCCGTCCTGGCGTTGTGGCCCTTCGGCAAGGAAATCGTCTGA